In Centropristis striata isolate RG_2023a ecotype Rhode Island chromosome 5, C.striata_1.0, whole genome shotgun sequence, a single genomic region encodes these proteins:
- the si:ch211-156j16.1 gene encoding podoplanin, which produces MKFQLLFLLALTVSFCGFTHASPTALPTELSVLPTEAVHEDVPDVTEAPKEELTVITGAPDTEPPAATEKVVTEEDVTEDVVTEEPSVEVATEALPTTVNTEEAVAETAAPAAPATEAPAEPQVTDAPVVETIAPVVPEVEPEATEATETESGEQVVVEDDTVEGLSSGQVVGIVIGALLAVIIVIAVVIAVVRRMGKYSP; this is translated from the exons ATGAAATTCCAGCTGTTGTTCCTGTTGGCCCTGACTGTCTCTTTCTGTGGCTTCACACATGCAA GCCCAACAGCACTCCCTACAGAACTAAGTGTTTTGCCCACTGAGGCCGTACACGAAGATGTGCCTGATGTTACCGAGGCTCCCAAAGAGGAACTTACTGTAATCACTGGTGCTCCTGACACAGAACCACCAGCGGCCACTGAAAAAGTCGTAACAGAAGAAGACGTAACAGAAGACGTGGTAACAGAAGAACCCTCGGTAGAAGTTGCCACAGAGGCGCTTCCCACTACTGTCAATACTGAAGAGGCCGTCGCTGAgactgctgctcctgctgctcctgctacTGAAGCGCCAGCAGAACCCCAGGTTACTGACGCTCCTGTAGTGGAGACCATAGCACCCGTTGTGCCAGAGGTCGAACCTGAGGCGACGGAAGCCACCGAGACAGAGTCGGGGGAACAGGTGGTCGTTGAAGATGACACAGTGG AGGGCCTGAGTTCTGGTCAGGTAGTCGGCATTGTGATCGGCGCTCTGTTGGCAGTGATCATCGTCATCGCTGTGGTGATCGCAGTGGTGAGGAGGATGGGAAAATACTC CCCTTGA